The Microlunatus antarcticus genome window below encodes:
- a CDS encoding glycosyltransferase: MKIVLGADQYPEYINGAATFTARLAAGLADAGHTVDLLWPSADGGHDTYLDRGVRVHRLSSVTLPGRPRMQVCLPPTTRRRVENVLHVARPDVVHVQSHLGLGRTLVRAARRDGVPVLATNHFMPENLLHHVPVVRRFPRTAGRLAWRDLERVYDDADLISVPTRRAADLLAASTTLRPAEVVSCGIDLDRFAVSRTLEATSRPSLLFVGRLEQEKHVDELLTAFAHLPRSLGARLEVVGMGSLRSSLEALTRSLGIEDSVRFLGAVDDDELPAAYGRADVFVMPGTAELQSIATLEAMATGLPVVAADAMALPHLVQDGVNGRLYAPGDARALAVALAQLLVDPVLRARLGRGSRTRAQAHSLSATLEEFVGHYSRLVGSRSAGRLPGRSLALAS; encoded by the coding sequence ATGAAGATCGTGCTGGGCGCGGACCAGTACCCCGAGTACATCAACGGAGCGGCCACGTTCACCGCGCGGCTGGCCGCCGGCCTCGCCGACGCGGGCCACACGGTCGACCTGCTCTGGCCCTCCGCCGACGGCGGCCACGACACCTACCTCGACCGGGGCGTGCGGGTGCACCGGCTCAGCTCCGTGACGCTGCCGGGCCGGCCCCGGATGCAGGTCTGCCTGCCGCCGACCACCCGCCGGCGGGTCGAGAACGTGCTGCACGTCGCCCGACCGGACGTGGTCCACGTCCAGTCCCACCTCGGCCTCGGTCGCACGCTGGTGCGCGCGGCCCGCCGCGACGGGGTCCCGGTCCTGGCGACCAACCACTTCATGCCCGAGAACCTGCTGCACCACGTCCCGGTGGTCCGCCGCTTCCCCCGGACCGCCGGTCGGCTGGCGTGGCGGGACCTCGAACGGGTGTACGACGACGCCGACCTGATCAGCGTGCCCACCCGTCGGGCCGCCGACCTGCTCGCCGCCTCGACCACGCTGCGTCCGGCCGAGGTCGTCTCCTGCGGCATCGACCTGGACCGCTTCGCCGTGTCGCGGACGCTCGAGGCCACGTCCCGGCCGTCCCTGCTCTTCGTCGGGCGCCTCGAGCAGGAGAAGCACGTCGACGAGCTCCTCACCGCCTTCGCCCACCTGCCGCGGTCCCTCGGCGCCCGGCTGGAGGTCGTCGGGATGGGCAGCCTCAGGAGCTCGCTCGAGGCACTGACCCGTTCCCTCGGGATCGAGGACTCTGTCCGCTTCCTCGGGGCGGTCGACGACGACGAGCTCCCCGCGGCGTACGGGCGCGCCGACGTCTTCGTCATGCCCGGGACCGCGGAGCTCCAGAGCATCGCGACCCTGGAGGCGATGGCCACCGGGCTCCCGGTCGTCGCCGCCGACGCGATGGCCCTGCCGCACCTGGTGCAGGACGGCGTGAACGGCCGGCTCTACGCCCCGGGCGACGCTCGGGCGCTGGCCGTCGCCCTCGCGCAGCTGCTCGTCGACCCCGTCCTGCGCGCCCGCCTCGGGCGTGGCAGCCGGACCCGCGCGCAGGCCCACTCCCTCTCCGCGACGCTGGAGGAGTTCGTCGGCCAC
- a CDS encoding response regulator transcription factor, with protein sequence MKILLVEDEVRLADVVKEGLVAEGFSVDIVSDGVTGLWAATSNPYDAIVLDIMLPGLNGYDVLKQLRRRKIWTPVLMLTAKDGEYDQTDAFDLGADDYLTKPFSFLILMARLRALVRRGAPERPVLITVGSLVLDPARRAVTRRGTSVSLTAREYGLLLYLMRNAGDVMSKAQILDNVWDSAYDGSDNIVEVYVGYLRKKLDAPFGLTTLHTIRGLGYRLDADV encoded by the coding sequence GTGAAGATCCTGCTGGTCGAGGACGAGGTACGCCTCGCGGACGTGGTCAAGGAGGGCCTGGTCGCCGAGGGGTTCTCCGTCGACATCGTCTCCGACGGCGTCACCGGGCTCTGGGCGGCGACGTCCAACCCCTACGACGCCATCGTGCTCGACATCATGCTCCCGGGCCTGAACGGCTACGACGTGCTCAAGCAGCTCCGGCGCCGCAAGATCTGGACGCCCGTGCTGATGCTGACGGCCAAGGACGGCGAGTACGACCAGACCGACGCCTTCGACCTCGGCGCCGACGACTACCTGACGAAGCCCTTCAGCTTCCTGATCCTGATGGCCCGGCTCCGGGCGCTGGTCCGGCGCGGCGCCCCCGAGCGACCCGTGCTCATCACCGTCGGCAGCCTCGTCCTCGACCCGGCGCGACGCGCGGTCACCCGCCGGGGGACGTCGGTCAGCCTGACCGCCCGCGAGTACGGCCTGCTGCTCTACCTGATGCGCAACGCCGGTGATGTGATGAGCAAGGCCCAGATCCTCGACAACGTGTGGGACTCCGCCTACGACGGCAGCGACAACATCGTCGAGGTCTACGTCGGCTACCTCCGCAAGAAGCTCGACGCACCCTTCGGCCTGACGACCCTGCACACCATCCGCGGGCTCGGCTACCGGTTGGACGCCGACGTCTGA